The following are encoded together in the Theileria orientalis strain Shintoku DNA, chromosome 1, complete genome genome:
- a CDS encoding uncharacterized protein (acidic leucine-rich nuclear phosphoprotein 32 family protein) — translation MDSVLESHLKNLREEYGVEEADNPSVYLKVKELILDGSSIKTISMEEGEKLEKFRNLSKLSLNGTGLTSLTNFPEMPNLKVLELTDNYISDPIVFTMIPKLFPNLKILQMGGNHLKNPKDVESLNTMPDLVVLGLAMNPMANEKNYRDVVFECLPNLEVLDQVDSNGAEYNYSSDEALDDEEEEEDEDVLKKFYEAEYKSEDDEEDDEFDPENQPDVEDEDFCKFTTR, via the exons ATGGATTCAGTACTGGAAAGCCATCTGAAAAACCTAAGAGAAGAATACGGTGTGGAAGAAGCCGATAATCCAAGTGTGTATTTGAAAGTCAAGGAGCTGATACTGGACGGCTCCTCAATCAAGACAATATCAATGGAAGAAGGAGAGAAACTCGAAAAGTTCAGAAACCTAAGCAAACTGTCTCTCAACGGAACGGGCCTGACCTCGCTGACCAACTTCCCGGAAATGCCTAACCTGAAGGTGCTGGAGTTGACGGACAACTATATCTCGGATCCGATAGTGTTCACGATGATCCCGAAGCTGTTCCCAAACCTGAAGATACTGCAGATGGGCGGTAACCATCTCAAAAACCCAAAAGATGTCGAATCATTG aACACCATGCCAGACTTGGTAGTTTTGGGACTCGCAATGAACCCTATGGCGAATGAGAAAAATTATAGAGATGTTGTGTTTGAATGTCTTCCGAACCTGGAAGTGCTGGACCAAGTCGACTCCAACGGAGCAGAATATAACTACTCATCAGACGAAGCATtggacgacgaggaggaggaagaagacgaag ATGTTTTGAAAAAGTTCTACGAAGCTGAGTACAAGAGcgaggacgacgaggaagaTGACGAGTTTGACCCGGAAAATCAACCAGACgtcgaagatgaagattTCTGTAAGTTTACAACCAGATAA
- a CDS encoding exosome complex exonuclease rrp41 codes for MSKIEYFSLEGLRLDGRRKDELRKTKLYCGSDCSVDFMDYDGVSELIQGLNKVQVLVKGPQEDPRSSKNTYGIAEERIDIRCEIVMATEKRVKNSQNERVIKDLSLSVKSTYQEMIISHYYKGCSLNVFVNIIEYDGSIKSTVLNAVGVALVDAGVAIKDLVSSSTVISLDSIILTDPNQMELKASTAVLCVAVESSTDKIIYMDYKSKIHLEEINTMVEAAFAASKKFTDYAREVLRNYSKKAVALNQKIHSE; via the exons ATGTCTAAAATAGAGTACTTTAGCCTAGAAGGACTGAGACTAGATGGAAGGAGGAAGGATGAGCTGAGAAAGACAAAACTGTACTGCGGCTCGGACTGTAGCGTTGATTTTATGGACTATGATGGAGTATCGGAGTTGATTCAAGGGTTAAATAAAGTGCAAGTGCTCGTAAAGGGCCCACAAGAG GATCCCAGAAGTTCTAAAAACACATATGGAATTGCGGAGGAGAGGATAGATATTAGGTGTGAGATAGTAATGGCAACTGAGAAAAGGGTTAAAAACTCGCAAAACGAAAGAGTAATAAAGGACCTGTCGCTGTCAGTAAAATCGACCTACCAGGAAATGATAATATCGCACTACTACAAAGGATGCTCACTCAACGTGTTCGTGAACATCATAGAGTACGACGGAAGCATCAAGTCCACAGTGTTGAACGCTGTGGGAGTGGCACTGGTGGACGCAGGAGTGGCAATAAAGGACCTGGTGTCATCCTCAACAGTAATCAGTCTGGATTCCATAATATTAACAG ACCCAAACCAAATGGAGCTGAAAGCATCGACGGCAGTGTTGTGTGTAGCAGTGGAAAGCTCAACAGACAAA ATCATATACATGGACTACAAGTCCAAGATACACCTGGAGGAGATTAACACAATGGTCGAAGCGGCATTCGCAGCATCGAAAAAGTTCACGGACTACGCGAGGGAAGTGCTCCGGAATTATTCAAAGAAAGCAGTAGCGTTGAATCAAAAGATACACTCGGAGTGA
- a CDS encoding uncharacterized protein (possible ribonuclease ii family protein), with protein MGSINPLRNKRNCLYGIATKHSIFDRIPHFFRKYEKTITCSPCTSIYKRIYNVQYTYYATHTHSVFDSKSLVHRISDRILFCNKLGCQYYSSLSELANSEPGASSSDSIDNSSNKSLESSKIAIPLCYEDYWSEKQIRELESSRPDLLVRGTVFVPAFNTSESRLIPADSEHSCLIAGKTDPEDGVKRRESNELKIYGFISRNRAFHGDKVVCIKSRRQKGKAPQDNLKETPGECRVISIINRNPKLYSFVATFNLSDFYDDSMLHIRCQPRDTRWPAFKVDKSSLKSHISESLSSMKPDQKTLCMCRFLHWHEHQLEPTGAITSLLGDVGETNSQMEATMRFHSLDASDFSESVLEDLGELIKRGNETRDLNRVDMNHLFVLSIDPQDAKDLDDALSVEKLLDDKGNVYYRIGIHIADVSHYVKEDSLVDLDARSRATSVYLEHKVYPMLPRQLSEDLCSLLPNRERLCFSVFVEVVECGDGEKIGNDLYIKDVKFKLTKITSKNRLGYDNAKTMLSSCLKMKKADSNLTGYTFESIESLISQLDLQDETKVALVRLYYLSQKLRFYRLKQLGAVHVDIDGSIKCHIPKIEMELPKMRKLANNKAGDPKRHGSVDDDAAGEVAKRPREEPDQQSDQDPVYEMYLNKKRRLDKNFLLRIEKIPKESHELIEEMMLLANTQVAKFLSEKIDLYLLRVHEDTSKDVRSFIEEVLPSNLKNLINSSSLNVTQVLSKCEEYMDPAAFQSLSFSVLQKFKEAFYSPINKNNSSPKDGSSANGNRKINNNVTGTFANGVDGVSKQGSGTNHVDGHAPDSVKGVYEKGFGHQLRRGDDANDDGRDVDYSQDDASNSLYQNEHIDDYVENLKKEYSSDQYKGHWGLALPVYLHFTSPIRRYPDLYTHRMLKNILHKEGKTTSVELLSKICERCNVQKRRAFDAQKEYKNFAFNRYLQFISFIATKIDPTYLKTVSIARAYPSNGGGISSNAVSDSVVASDLGDRREVWGYLYGDACISSIVSTPVATVNSNMGDGEAPNIENGQAIGKTCLVFYIPLLNEQKSISCESLGLVPINIHFQKTKRQKQRVKNSMLDSYYKSKHGGLSYSKDMERARDDQEGKIQGLSAMMKDKRMEFYIYQKVRVLLVPGLKMWTVRFPEIT; from the coding sequence ATGGGCTCAATAAACCCGTTGAGAAACAAACGCAATTGTTTGTACGGAATAGCGACTAAACATTCAATATTCGATCGCATTCCACATTTTTTCagaaaatatgaaaaaacTATAACATGTTCACCTTGCActtcaatttataaaagaatatataatgtacaatacACGTATTACGCAACACACACCCACAGTGTTTTTGACTCTAAATCTCTAGTACATAGAATAAGCGATCGCATTCTGttttgtaataaattaGGATGTCAGTATTATTCCTCTCTTTCTGAACTAGCAAATTCTGAACCGGGTGCATCGTCTTCGGATTCCATCGACAACTCTTCAAATAAAAGCTTAGAATCCTCTAAAATCGCTATCCCGTTATGTTACGAAGACTACTGGTCTGAAAAACAGATACGAGAACTTGAAAGTAGCAGGCCAGACCTTCTGGTGAGGGGTACAGTGTTCGTTCCAGCGTTTAACACCTCTGAATCGAGGCTCATTCCCGCCGATTCAGAGCACTCGTGTTTAATCGCTGGTAAAACAGACCCTGAAGATGGTGTGAAGAGGAGGGAATCTAATGAACTTAAGATATATGGCTTTATTTCAAGGAACAGGGCGTTTCACGGGGACAAAGTTGTTTGTATAAAGTCGAGACGGCAGAAGGGGAAGGCGCCCCAAGACAACTTGAAGGAGACCCCGGGCGAGTGCAGAGTCATAAGCATAATAAATCGCAACCCTAAACTTTACAGCTTCGTGGCGACGTTTAATTTGTCGGACTTTTACGACGATTCGATGCTGCACATTAGATGCCAGCCCAGGGACACCAGGTGGCCGGCGTTCAAGGTGGACAAGTCAAGCTTGAAGAGTCATATATCTGAAAGCCTGAGCTCGATGAAGCCGGATCAGAAGACGCTGTGTATGTGTAGGTTCCTGCACTGGCATGAGCACCAGCTGGAGCCGACAGGAGCGATCACGAGTTTGCTGGGCGACGTTGGAGAGACGAACTCGCAGATGGAGGCGACCATGCGGTTCCACAGCCTGGACGCGTCAGATTTCTCGGAAAGTGTTTTGGAGGACCTAGGTGAGTTGATCAAAAGGGGCAACGAAACAAGGGACCTGAACAGGGTGGATATGAACCACCTCTTTGTCCTGAGCATTGACCCGCAGGACGCCAAGGACCTGGATGACGCGCTGTCGGTGGAGAAGCTGCTCGACGACAAGGGAAACGTCTACTACAGAATAGGCATACACATAGCAGACGTGAGCCACTACGTGAAGGAGGACTCTCTGGTGGACCTGGACGCGAGGAGCAGGGCGACATCGGTGTACCTGGAGCACAAGGTGTACCCGATGCTGCCGCGGCAGCTGAGCGAAGACCTTTGCTCACTTCTGCCGAACAGGGAGAGGCTATGCTTCTCAGTGTTTGTGGAGGTAGTTGAGTGCGGAGACGGGGAGAAGATCGGGAACGACCTCTACATCAAGGACGTCAAGTTCAAGCTGACTAAAATAACAAGCAAAAACAGACTCGGGTACGACAACGCCAAGACGATGCTGTCCAGCTGcctgaagatgaagaaggcTGATTCGAACTTGACGGGGTACACCTTTGAGAGCATTGAGAGCCTGATATCACAACTGGACCTGCAGGATGAGACTAAGGTGGCACTAGTGAGGCTCTACTACCTATCGCAGAAACTTCGGTTCTACAGGCTGAAGCAGCTAGGAGCAGTGCACGTCGATATCGACGGAAGCATCAAGTGCCACATTCCGAAGATAGAAATGGAACTGCCAAAAATGAGAAAACTCGCCAATAATAAAGCAGGAGATCCCAAAAGGCACGGCTCTGTTGACGACGATGCAGCAGGTGAGGTTGCCAAAAGACCAAGAGAGGAACCGGATCAACAAAGTGACCAGGACCCGGTGTATGAAATGTACTTGAACAAGAAGAGGAGGCTGGATAAAAACTTCCTGCTGAGGATAGAGAAAATACCCAAGGAGAGCCACGAACTGATAGAGGAAATGATGCTCCTGGCCAACACGCAGGTGGCCAAGTTCCTCTCCGAGAAGATAGACCTGTACCTACTGAGGGTGCACGAGGACACGAGCAAGGATGTGAGGTCGTTCATAGAAGAGGTGCTCCCgtcgaacctgaagaacctAATCAACTCGAGCTCCCTCAACGTCACGCAGGTGCTGAGTAAGTGCGAAGAGTACATGGACCCAGCAGCGTTCCAGTCACTCAGTTTTTCAGTGCTGCAGAAGTTCAAGGAAGCCTTTTACTCGCCAATAAACAAGAACAACTCGTCACCGAAGGATGGCAGCAGCGCCAATGGCAAccgtaaaattaataacaacGTGACAGGAACTTTCGCCAATGGTGTTGACGGTGTTTCAAAACAGGGCAGTGGCACTAATCACGTTGACGGACATGCTCCAGATTCAGTAAAAGGCGTCTATGAGAAAGGCTTCGGCCACCAGTTAAGGCGTGGTGACGACGCCAATGATGATGGCCGTGACGTGGACTATTCGCAAGATGACGCATCCAATAGCCTGTATCAAAATGAGCACATTGACGACTACGTCGAAAACCTTAAAAAGGAGTACAGCTCCGATCAGTATAAAGGTCACTGGGGGCTGGCGTTGCCAGTCTACTTGCACTTTACGTCGCCGATAAGGAGGTACCCGGACCTGTACACGCACAGGATGCTGAAGAATATTCTCCACAAGGAGGGAAAGACGACGTCGGTCGAGCTCCTGTCGAAGATTTGCGAACGGTGCAACGTTCAGAAGAGAAGGGCGTTCGACGCGCAAAAGGAGTACAAGAACTTCGCGTTCAACCGGTACTTGCAGTTCATATCGTTCATTGCCACGAAGATTGATCCGACGTACCTGAAAACAGTTTCTATCGCAAGGGCATATCCCAGTAACGGCGGTGGCATTAGCAGCAATGCTGTTAGTGACTCAGTTGTCGCCAGTGATCTCGGCGACAGGAGGGAGGTTTGGGGGTACCTTTACGGTGATGCGTGCATCTCCAGCATAGTTTCGACGCCAGTGGCCACCGTGAACTCGAATATGGGAGACGGGGAGGCCCCAAATATCGAAAACGGCCAGGCTATCGGAAAAACCTGCCTGGTGTTCTACATACCACTCCTCAACGAGCAGAAGAGCATCAGCTGTGAGTCTCTGGGCCTGGTTCCTATCAACATCCACTTCCAAAAAACGAAGAGGCAGAAGCAGAGGGTGAAGAACTCGATGCTCGACTCGTACTACAAGAGCAAGCACGGGGGCCTGTCGTACTCGAAGGACATGGAGAGGGCCAGGGACGACCAGGAGGGGAAGATACAGGGCCTGAGCGCCATGATGAAGGACAAGAGGATGGAGTTCTACATTTACCAGAAGGTCCGCGTACTGCTGGTGCCGGGCCTTAAGATGTGGACGGTGCGGTTCCCGGAAATCACCTAA
- a CDS encoding uncharacterized protein (Snf7 family protein) has protein sequence MGGKQSLMDTKLNIMLQSKEAYKMHYKCLREEEEERQKIKVAIESNNSEAARLHASNSIRKRDEAIRYLEFKSRLDIISAQLESAMRTQKVTDELKKALPQLNDLLKYKKLDSIEVINDFQKIFENMGKRDSHINKMISSDLLYNAPARDVDILISKVADEYALDATDVLKTPASNNNTSCENNKEANLS, from the exons ATGGGTGGCAAACAATCACTCATGGATACCAAGCTCAACATTATGCTTCAATCGAAGGAAGCT TATAAAATGCATTACAAATGCCTtcgtgaagaagaggaggaacgACAGAAAATCAAAGTTGCCATAGAGTCCAACAACTCAGAAGCTGCCAGATTACACGCTTCAAATTCAATTCGCAAGAGAGATGAGGCAATACGGTATTTAGAATTCAAGTCTAGGTTAGATATTATATCGGCGCAATTGGAATCTGCAATGAGGACTCAAAAG GTAACTGACGAACTTAAAAAGGCTCTTCCTCAATTAAATGaccttttaaaatacaaaaaactgGATTCGATTGAAGTTATAAATGACTtccaaaaaatatttgaaaatatg GGAAAGAGAGATTCTCACATAAACAAGATGATATCGAgtgatttattatataatgcCCCTGCTCGTGATGTTGATATTCTGATATCCAAAGTAGCAGATGAATACGCTCTTGATGCAACCGATGTTCTCAAAACACCAGCgtcaaataataatacatcCTGCgagaataataaagaagCAAATTTATCTTAA
- a CDS encoding aminopeptidase N — MHLGFGTILLLLTLITYYFSLVRISSVKVIYRGYHSDSIESEEENHMLNRNTIAIRRLSAILRSKNLNTYILSPESGLKLYKSNYSSDSRSLYPVKNLENTKFDYISPFILNSSLKPAYSTMSSSSTVTSTQADTTSVTLKPVKKYVEIFRKDYKPPEFDVLNVYLEFELDDTNTKVKSKLVMRRRPNTQPGNLVLNGDELTCNYVAVDGLELKNVTVSGYTLDVDGNMTVPSTFLPPDDSRTFTVETHVTVDPKHNTKLLGLYKSSASFCTQCEPHGFRRITYYLDRPDVLSTFKVKVVADKKQYPVLLSNGNKVAAGQLGSMHFAEFEDPFPKPCYLFALVAGNLASISTTFTTMSGRNILVELSSEPEDVGKLKWALHSVVKAMKWDEEKYAREYDLDEFHVFAVRDFNFGAMENKGLNIFNTALLLADVNTTTDSEFVRIMSVVGHEYFHNWTGNRVTCRDWFQLTLKEGLTVYRENQFCGDMSSKLSNRIKDVQYLMSVQFAEDAGPMSHPIRPESYISMDNFYTATVYDKGSFVIGMYESLLGEEGFRKGMDLYFKRHDLSAVTCDDFRAAMADANKKDLTQFERWYLQSGTPVVEVVKAERQGDKYHLVLRQSTPPTPKQPVKLPFHIPLRLGLVGRKSGKDLLGNLLVELTEEEQEFQLGPVSEDCVLSLNRGFSAPVKVKFEQPDEDLLFLMLYDTDGLNRWNASQSLATKVVLDFTKKLEALTPEEYLKAFEKLMETDLEYNEKALCMSLPDVDILASKMKPYDPGLLYASLGALKKELGRVYRHNFMELYSLLTLKPGATDELTKEDMARRFLRNTVFSYLVSSRDMDAVDLALRHYRSAATMNDKYVAFVNLMHMDFQDRKAIVDDFYAYARGDAAVVDKWFKAQAVSELDSCVDRVRELMGHEDFIMRNPNRFNSLVTVFAHGENFHREDGEGYRLLTDAVLAVDELNPHVSARCCTKLIKYAMLEPRRSALMKAQLERVFRTPNISPDLYEIAKKGLEFA; from the exons ATGCATTTAGGATTTGGAACAATACTGTTGTTACTGACACTaataacatattattttagcCTTGTGAGGATCTCATCAGTTAAAGTTATCTATAGAGGATATCATTCAGATTCTATTGAATCGGAAGAGGAAAACCATATGCTTAATCGTAACACAATAGCGATAAGAAGGTTATCTGCTATTTTGAGAAgcaaaaatttaaatacgtATATATTATCTCCGGAATCTGGacttaaattatacaaaagcAACTACAGCTCCGATTCTAGATCTCTTTACCCAGTaaaaaatttggaaaacaCCAAATTTGACTATATATCTCCATTTATCTTGAACAGCAGTCTTAAACCAGCATATTCGACGATGAGCAGCTCTTCCACAGTTACGTCGACGCAGGCGGATACGACGAGTGTAACGCTGAAGCCGGTGAAAAAGTACGTCGAAATTTTCAGGAAGGACTATAAGCCGCCCGAGTTCGACGTGCTTAACGTGTACCTGGAGTTCGAGCTGGACGACACGAACACGAAGGTGAAGTCGAAGCTCGTGATGCGCCGAAGGCCGAACACGCAGCCCGGCAACCTGGTCCTCAACGGGGACGAGCTCACCTGCAACTACGTGGCAGTCGACGGcctggagctgaagaacgtgACGGTCTCAGGGTACACGCTCGACGTGGACGGGAACATGACGGTGCCGAGCACGTTCCTGCCGCCGGACGACTCGAGGACGTTCACAGTGGAGACGCACGTGACGGTGGACCCGAAGCACAacacgaagctgctgggaCTCTACAAGAGCAGCGCCTCATTCTGCACGCAGTGCGAGCCGCACGGGTTCAGAAGGATCACGTACTACCTGGACAGGCCGGACGTGCTGAGCACGTTCAAGGTGAAGGTGGTGGCGGACAAGAAGCAGTACCCAGTGCTGCTGAGCAACGGGAACAAGGTGGCAGCAGGACAGCTGGGGTCGATGCACTTCGCAGAGTTCGAGGACCCGTTCCCGAAGCCGTGCTACCTGTTCGCACTGGTGGCAGGAAACCTGGCCTCGATCTCGACGACATTCACGACGATGAGCGGGAGGAACATCCTGGTGGAGCTCTCGTCGGAGCCGGAGGACGTGGGAAAGCTGAAGTGGGCGCTGCACAGCGTGGTGAAGGCGATGAAGTGGGACGAGGAAAAGTACGCGCGCGAGTACgacctggacgagttcCACGTATTCGCAGTGCGCGACTTCAACTTCGGAGCCATGGAAAACAAAGGCCTCAACATATTTAACAcggcgctgctgctggcgGACGTTAACACGACGACGGACAGCGAGTTCGTGAGAATCATGAGCGTGGTGGGCCACGAGTACTTCCACAACTGGACGGGAAACAGAGTGACCTGCAGAGACTGGTTCCAGCTGACGCTGAAGGAGGGCCTGACGGTCTACAGAGAAAACCAGTTCTGCGGAGACATGTCGAGTAAGCTGAGCAACAGAATTAAGGACGTCCAGTACCTGATGTCAGTGCAGTTCGCAGAAGACGCAGGACCAATGTCGCACCCAATCAGGCCTGAAAGCTACATATCGATGGACAACTTCTACACGGCTACGGTCTACGACAAGGGCTCATTCGTAATAGGAATGTACGAGTCGCTGCTGGGAGAAGAGGGATTCAGAAAGGGGATGGACCTGTACTTTAAGAGGCATGACCTGAGCGCAGTGACGTGCGACGACTTCAGAGCGGCGATGGCGGACGCGAATAAAAAGGACCTCACGCAGTTTGAGCGCTGGTACCTGCAGAGCGGGACGCCAGTGGTGGAGGTGGTGAAGGCGGAGAGACAGGGAGATAAGTACCACCTGGTGCTGAGACAGAGCACGCCGCCGACGCCGAAGCAGCCAGTGAAGCTGCCATTCCACATTCCGCTGAGACTGGGCCTCGTCGGAAGGAAGTCGGGCAAGGACCTGCTGGGAAacctgctggtggagctgacggaggaggagcaggagtTCCAGCTGGGCCCAGTGAGCGAGGACTGCGTGCTCTCGCTGAACAGAGGATTCTCGGCGCCAGTCAAGGTGAAGTTCGAGCAGCCGGACGAAGACCTGCTCTTCCTGATGCTCTACGACACGGACGGGCTCAACAGGTGGAACGCCTCGCAGTCGCTGGCGACGAAGGTGGTGCTCGACTTCacgaagaagctggaggcgCTG ACGCCGGAGGAGTACCTCAAGGCCTTCGAGAAGCTGATGGAGACGGACCTGGAGTACAACGAGAAGGCGCTGTGCATGAGTCTGCCGGACGTGGACATTCTGGCCTCGAAGATGAAGCCGTACGACCCGGGGCTGCTCTACGCGAGTCTGGGCGCGCtcaagaaggagctgggCAGAGTCTACCGCCACAACTTCATGGAGCTCTACAGCCTGCTGACGCTGAAGCCGGGCGCCACGGACGAGCTGACCAAGGAGGACATGGCGCGGCGCTTCCTGAGGAACACAGTCTTCAGCTACCTCGTGAGCTCGCGCGACATGGACGCGGTCGACCTGGCGCTCAGGCACTACCGCAGCGCCGCGACCATGAACGACAAGTACGTCGCCTTCGTGAACCTGATGCACATGGACTTCCAGGACAGGAAGGCAATCGTCGACGACTTCTACGCCTACGCGCGCGGCGACGCGGCGGTCGTGGACAAGTGGTTCAAGGCGCAGGCGGTCTCGGAGCTCGACTCGTGCGTGGACCGCGTGCGCGAGCTCATGGGCCACGAGGACTTCATCATGAGGAACCCGAACCGCTTCAACTCGCTGGTGACGGTGTTCGCGCACGGCGAGAACTTCCACCGCGAGGACGGCGAGGGCTACCGCCTGCTCACCGACGCGGTGCTCGCAGTCGACGAGCTGAACCCGCACGTCTCCGCGCGCTGCTGCACGAAGCTCATCAAGTACGCGATGCTGGAGCCGCGGCGGTCCGCGCTGATGAAGGCGCAGCTCGAGCGCGTCTTCAGGACGCCGAACATTTCCCCCGACCTCTACGAGATTGCGAAGAAGGGGCTCGAGTTCGCGTAG